The Halorubrum salinarum genome segment CCTCGACGGTGATCGCCGACAGCGCGCTCCAGTCGCTGGAGACCGGCGAGCTGGAGTACATGGCCCGCCAGCTCGCGGAGATCATCGAGGAGGGGGGCGACCGCATGGCGATCTTAACCCACGACAACCCCGAGCCGGACTCGATCGCGTCCGCCACCGCGCTCCAAGCCATCGCCGAAGCGTTCGGCGTCGACGCCGACATCATCTACTCCGGCGACGTGGGCCACCAAGAGAACCGCGCGTTCGTCAACCTCCTCGGAATCGACCTGCTCGCCCGCGGGGAGGCCCCGGCGCTCTCGGAGTACGCGACCGTCGCGGCCGTCGACCTCGCGAAGGCCGCGGCCGAGGACCTCGACCTCGACGTGTCCGTCGACATCTACCTCGACCACCTGGAATCCGAGGTGCCGTTCGACGCGCGGTTCGTCGACGTGCGCACCAACGTCTCCTCGACGTCGACGATCCTCACGAAGTACCTCCAGGAGTTCGACCAGTCGCCCTCGGAGGCGGTCGCGACCGCGCTGCTGTACGGGATCCGCGCCGAGACGCTCGACTTCAAGCGCGACACGACGCCGGCCGACCTGACCGCGGCCGCGTACCTCCACCCGTTCGCGAACCACGACACCCTCGAACAGGTGGAGTCGCCGTCGATGAGCCCGGAGACGCTGGACGTGCTCGCGGAGGCGATCCAGAACCGCGAGGTCCAGGGGAGCCACCTCTTCTCGACGGCCGGGTTCATCCGCGATCGCGAGGCGCTCGCGCAGGCGGCCCAGCACCTCCTCAACCTGGAGGGGATCACGACGACGGCCGTGCTGGGCATCGCCGACGAGAAGATCTACCTCGCGGCCCGTTCAAAGGACATCCGACTGAACATCGGCAACGTCCTCGACGAGGCGTTCTCGGAGATGGGCGACGCCGCGGGCCACTCGACGCAGGGGTCGCTCGAGATCCCGCTCGGCATCTTCACCGGCATCGAGGCGAGCGGCGAGAACCGCGACACGCTCCTCCACCTCACCGAGGAGGCGGTCCGCCGGAAGCTGTTCGACGCGCTCGGCGTCGAGGGCGGCAGCGGCGACGGCTCGAACGGCTCCTGACCTGCCGATTCGGGACGGATCGCACCCGCGTCCCGGCGGGGTCGTTTTCCGGCTCGGTCCCGTACCTGCGACCGCCACGCCGCATGTACGTTCCCGAGGAACCGCCGCCGGACTGTCCCGCCTGCGGCGACCCGTACGACTCGGTCTCCCGCCACACCGGGGGGTTCGTGGCGAACCTGCTCGACAACGAGCGCTACCAGCGGGTCTGTTTCTACCCCGCGACCGACGGTGGCGAGCCAGCTTTCGACTGCTATCACCACACGCACGCACAGGCCGGGACGGACGGCGACTGACCGCGAGGAACTCGGACGGCGGCTAGCTGAGAGGAGAGAACCGACGGCGGCTGACGCCGGTAATGACGACTGACCGCGAGGGCGCAGGGCTGCCTCGGCGGTCGCGCCGCGCTCAGAAGTCGTCGCCTTCGGTGATCGAAGTGTACGAGCCGATCAGCGCGCCCGAGAGGTCGACGCCCTCCAGGGTGGCGCCCGTGTCGATCACGGAGTTGCGGACCTCGGAGTCGGTAATCGTCGCGTCCTCGAAGACGACCGCGCGGTCGAGCGTCGAGTCGGTCACCGTCGCGCCCGACATGACGTGGACCACGTCGCCGAGGTCGCTCCCCTCGACGGTCGCGTCGTCGGCGACGAGCGTCCCGCCGTCGAGCGCGTACTCGACCGCGTCGAGGTAGGAGTCGGCGGTGCCGATGTCGAACCACGCGCCGTCGAAGGTGAACGCGTGGACCGCGCCGCGCCGCTGGAGCCACTGGAGGAACCAGCCCGGCTCGTCCGGGTTGTTGTCGTCATCGAGATAGGTGGTGAGCTTCGGGAGCGTCTCCGCGGGGAACGCGTAGCAGGCGATGGAGACGAGCGTCGACTGCGGGTCGTCGGGCTTCTCCTGGAAGTCGACCACCTCGTCGCCGTCCAGTTGGACGAGCCCGTACGACTTCGCGCGCTCGCGGTCGCCCACGTCGTAGGCCGCCAGCGTCGGCGTCCCCTTGTCCTCGAAGAAGTCGGCGAAGTCGGCCAGATCGAAGCTGATCATGTTGTCGCCGGCGACGACGATCAGGTCGTCGTCGACGCCCTCGCGGTCGACGAGCTGTTCGAGCGCCCCCACCACGCCGAACTTCTCGTCCTCCTCGACGGTCTCCTCGACCGACAGTGTCGGCTTCTCGAACGGGCTCTCGTCGAGGTACTCGGCGAACGTGTCGGCGAAGCGCTCGTTCGTCGAGACGAACACCTCGTCGACTCGGTCGTCGGCCTCTAAGTCCTCGAATATCTCGTCGATGACGGTGTTCTCGCCCACCGGCAGGAACATCTTCGGCCGGTGTTCGGTGATCGGCCAGAGTCTGGTCGCGTAGCCACCCGCGAGTACGACGGCTTTCATACCCCTCCCGTCTCGCCCCGGTGACATACCTCTTGTGCCCGCGTCGGTCGCCCCGTACGTCTTTTGAGCGCCCGCCGCGAACCCGGCGCATGGAGACGACCCGCCAGCGGATCGCGGACGCGCTCCGGGAGGAGCCGCGGACGGCGAGCGACCTCGCCGAGACGCTGTCGCTGCCGACGCCGACCGTGTACGAACACCTCGACCACGTCTCGCGGTCGGTCCGAGAGGGGAACGCCGGCGGCGGCGACGCGGACGAGGAGTTCCTCGTCGCGCCGCCGACCTGCCGCGAGTGCGGGTTCGACGGCTTCGACGACCCGGTCAACGAGCCGTCGCGGTGTCCCGAGTGTAAGAGCGAGCGGATCGAGGAGCCCGCGTTCGTGATCCGGTAGGGAGACGGGGCGGCGTTACAGCTCGTCCAGCAGCGTCGCCGCCGCGTCGGCCGAGGAGCCCGGGCCGCGCGCGGTGATCAGGTCGCCGTCGACCGTGACGCTCGTGTCGGCGTCGAGTTCGGCGTCCCAGTCGGCGCCGGCGAGGACGACCTCGTCTTCGACCCAGTACGGGAGCTTCCGGCCGTCCGGCAGCACGTCGTCCTCGTCGACGATGTCCTCCTCCCACGCGTTCGGGAAGCCGGTCACCGAGCGGCCCTCGACGAGCGGCGTCCCGTCCGCCTCGCGGGTGAACCCGAGGATGCCGACCGCGTGACAGACGACGAGGGCGACGCCGTCGTCGCCCGCGACCGCGTCGAGCAGGAGCTGGCGGGCGTGGCGGTCCTGGTTCACGTCCCAGACGGTCCCGTGGCCGCCGGGGAGGACGACGGCGTCGTAGCCGTCGGCCTCGACCGTCGCGATCGGCTCCGGATGGTTGAGTTCGGGGTGGCCCTCGTCGACCTCGCGAAGCTCCGCGACGCGTTCCTCGCCGCCCGCGGCCTCCGGGTCGAGCGACCGCTCGTCGACGACCGGCGGCGACCCGGACGGCGTCGCGACCGTCACGTCGACGCCCTCGCTTTCGAGCGTCGTCAGCGGCTCGATACACTCCTCGGCCCAGTACCCCTCTTCGCTCACGACGAATAGCGCGCTGGTCATGTGTACGCCCCCGTTGACGCCCCCGACACAAAAGGCGCCCGCGCCCGGCAGCGACGAGGGGCGGCGCTGAGTTTATAACTGACCGCAGCGGTGCGGTCGGCGCGCGCCGCCGAGCGGCCGCCCGCGGCGGCCGCGAGGTGCGCGTGCGAGGGACGCGGCGACCGGAGCGAAGCGACGGGAGCCGCGAGGCTGGGGAGGCGTGAGGCTGCGGTCGCTGTGCGGTGCGGGGCTGGGACTCAAAGGGGCAGCCGTGAGGACGGAGTACGGCGCAGTAAGCGCCGCAGCGACTGAGCGAGCAACGCGAGCGACCGAGCGAGGCGCGCAACAAGCCGCGCGAGTCCTCACGGCTGGGGCTTTGGAGGAGTTCGTCGCCGCTGCGTAGTCGACTATTTATAAGCGGCTAACCAGAAAATTCGCGGGGTTCACCGCGGTTCCGCTGCGGACGGGTTATTCGTCGCCCTGCGCGTCGACGATCACGACCTCGCCGTCCTCGACGGTGACGTTGATCAGCGTCTTCACGTTGTAGTCGGTGTCGTCGAGCTCGTTCGGGCCGGCCTTCTTGATCACGGCGACGACGTCGACGACCTCCGCGCCGACCTCGTCGGTGAGCGCGTCGAGGATGGCCTTCATCGTGCCGCCCGTCGAGAGCACGTCGTCGAGCACGAGCACGCGGTCGCCCTCCTCGACGTCGTTGATGTACATCTCCGACTCGGAGTAGCCGGTCTCCTGGAACAGCGGGACCTCGCCGTCGAGGCCGTACTGGCGCTTCCGGATGACGACCAGCGGGATGTCGGTCATCAGCGAGAGCGCGGTCGAGATGTGGATCCCCATCGCCGCGGGGGTGACGATCTTGTCGACGTTCTCCAGCTCCGCCTTCCGGATGATCCGGATGACGATCTCCCGGAGCAGCTCCGGTTCGAGCATGGGGACGCCGTCGCTGATCGGGTGGACGAAGTACTGGTACTCGCCTTTCTCGATGATCGGCGCGTCGAGGAGCGACTGCCGCAACTGGTCCATGTCGCGGGTACTCGGGCGGATTAATAAAGCGTGGCGATCCCCGAGTTCCGTGGAGTCCGGTGGCACGGAGCGAGGCACGGAGGTGAGCCGAAGGCGGTGGGCGGGCCGGCGCGACTTACCCGCCCGTCACGTGGCGCTCCATCGCTTCGACGGTCGGACTGAGCATGTCGGTGAGTCCGCGGTCCGCGTCGGCCGCTGGGGCCCACTCCTCGGACGTCAGGTAGTCGCCGACCTCGTGGACCGTCGCGGCGTCCGCACCGCGGTAGCGGGACACCGCCCACAGCGCCGCCGACTCCATACAGAGAGTCACGACTCCTTCATCGCGGTAGCGCTCGACCTCGGGAACCGTCTCGCGGTACATCGCGCTGGTCGTCCACGTCGTTCCGCGTGGCGTGTCGAAGCCGGCGCGCGACAGCGACGCGTCGAGTTCGTCGACGAGCGACGCGGTCGGTGTCACCGGCTCCTCCGGGGGGAGATAGTGGTGTGAGACCCCCTCGTCGCGGATGGCGTCCGTCGGGAGGATGGCGGCGTCCGGGGCGATGTCGGGCTGGAGCGCGGCGCCGCCGCCGAGCATCGCGACCGCTTCGGCCCCGGCGGCGATAACGTTCTCCGTGACGGTCGCGGTCACCGGTGCGCCGATCCCCGACTCGTGGACGGGCACGTAGCCGACCGCCTCGGAGAGCAACTCGATGTGTTGTCCCCTGACGATCTCGACACGGTCGTCGCTCTCTTCGCGTACCGCGTCAGTGAGCTCGGCCTGGTAGCCGAGCAAGACGGCCGGCGGCCCGTCAGGGAGCCCGTCGCCTTGCGTCGCGACGGCATCAGCGGGCGAGAAGAGCGCGTCGGCGTCGTACTTGTCGCCGAAGTGCGGGATCATTCGAACTCCGGCTCCCGTTTCTCCAAGAACGCCCGCATCCCCTCGCGCTGGTCGTGGGTGCCGAACAGGCCGGCCCACGCCCGGCGTTCGAGGGCGTGACCGGTCGCCGCCGTGCCCTCGCCGGCCGCGTTCAGCGCCTCCTTCGCGGCGCGCAGCGCGGTCGCGGGCTTCGCCGCCAGCTCGCCGGCCAGCTCGTCGATCCGGTCGTCGAACTCCTCGTCGGCGACGACCTCGCCGACGAAGCCCACCTCGGCGGCCTCGGCCGCGTCGATGCGCTCGCCGAGGAAGATCAGCCGGCGGGCCACCTCGTCGCCGACGAGGGGCGGGAGACGCTGGGTGCCGCCCCAGCCCGGGATGATGCCGAGGTCGATCTCGGTCTGCCCGAGGACGGCGCTCTCGGCCGCGACGCGGAGGTCGCAGGCCAAGGCGAGCTCGCAGCCGCCGCCGAATGCGTAGCCGTCGACCGCGGCGACCGTTGGCGCCGGGAACGACTCAATTGCGTCCGCGACGCGGTGGCCGAGCTCCGCGTACGCCTGCGCCTCCGGCGTCGACATCTCGACCATGTAGGAGATGTCGGCGCCGGCGACGAACGCCTCGTCGCCCGCGCCGGCGATCACGAGGGCGCGCGCGTCGCGGTCGGCCGCCTCGTCCAGCGCGTCCTCGATCGCTTCGAGCGTCTCGACGGTGAGCGCGTTGAGCTGTTCCGGTCGGTCGACGGTGATCGTCGCGACGCCGCGGTCGTCGACGTCGAAGGAGATGGTGTCCCGGTTCATACGGGCCCCGTCGCGGGGCGGCGTGAAAACAATTCGGCAGCCGGATCCGGAGGTCGGGAGTCGGAGCAGCCGAGCGCACTCCGGCCCCCGTCAGACCTCTTCGCGGCTGTCGATGCCGGTGTAGATGAACCACGCCGTCGTGTACACGCCGACGAACAGGAGGTAGCCGACGATCAGCCCCCCGAGCTGGCGGCTCGCGAGCCCGCCGGGGAGCGTCCGCGAGAGGATGCCGAGCGCGAGCACGAAGACGACGAGCGAGAACAGCCCCGAAAGGGCGTACACGCCGAGGTCAGAGGTGAGGCGGTCGCGCACGCTCCCACCAACGAGGTCCCGTTACATACCCCCATCGGTCGCGCGTCGGTTCGCCCCGTGGCGGGTCGTCGACCGCCGCGAGTCGTCGACCGTCGCGGGTTGGCAGCGACCGCGGCTTGGCAGCGACCGCGACCCGTTGCGCGGATTGCAACCCCTATATGCCCCCGGCCACACGTACCGGTATGAACGGGAACCGGTTCGGCCGACTCTTCCAGCTGACGACCTACGGCGAGAGCCACGGCGACGCGATGGGCGTCACCGTCTCCGGCGTGCCCGCGGGCGTCGAGCTCGACGAGGAGGCCATCCAGGCGCAGCTTGACCGGCGCAAGCCGGGGCAGTCGATGATCACCACCTCGCGCGGCGAGCCCGACGAGGTCGTCGTCAACTCCGGCGTTCAGGACGGGTACACCACCGGAACGCCGATCGGCATGGTGATCCAGAACAAGGACGCGCGCTCGGGGAAGTACGAGCCGTACGTCACGGCGCCGCGCCCCTCGCACGGCGACTACACCTACTCGGCGAAGTTCGGCACGCGCAACTGGGGCGGCGGCGGGCGCTCCTCAGCCCGGGAGACGGTGAACTGGGTCGCGGCCGGCGCCGTCGCGGAGCAGGTCCTCGACGCCTCGGACCACGACGTACAGATCAAGGCTCACGTTAACCGGATCGGTGAGGTCGAGGCCGACCCGGTGAGCTTCGAGCAGCTGCTCGAACGCAGCGAGGAGAACGACGTGCGCTGCGCCGACCCGGACGCGGCCGCCGAGATGCAGGAGCTGATCGAGGAGTACCAGGAGAAGGGCGACTCAATCGGCGGCTCGATCTACTTCGAGTGCCGCGGCGTCCCGCGCGGGCTCGGCGCGCCGCGCTTCGACGGCTTCCCGAGCCGGCTCGGGCAGGCGATGTTCTCCATCCCGGCGACGACGGGCGTCGAGTTCGGACTCGGGAAAGGCGCCGTCGACGTGACGGGCAGCGAGCGCAACGAGGACTGGACGTTCGACGACGGCGAGTCGTTCGAGCACGTCGAGAGCGACGAGGGCGACCCGGTCCCCGTCGGCAACGACCACGGCGGCCTCCAGGGCGGGATCACGACCGGCGAGCCGATCTACGGCGAGGCGACGTGGCACGCGCCCACGTCGATCCCGAAGAAGCAGCGCTCCGCCGACTGGGAGACGGGCGAGGAGAAGGAGATCCAGGTCGTCGGCCGCCACGACCCGGTCCTCCCGCCGCGGGCGGTCCCCGTCGTCGAGGCGATGCTGTACTGTACCGTCCTCGACTTCATGCTGCTCGGCGGTCGGATCAACCCCGACCGCGTCGACGGGAACCCGGGCCAGTACGACACCGAGTACCACCCGAGCAGCCCGCGCAACGAGTAACGAGCGACCGGCCCCCTCCGCGGATCAGCCCGCCTATTCTCCCGGCGACCACTCGCAGGCGTTCCCCGCGACGAGGTCGTTCTCGTCGATGTGTGCGGACAGACACGCGTAGTTACAGAAGTAGGTCGGCGAGCCGCACCCGTCGTCGCAGTCGCGCACGCAGACCGGGTCGTGGTCGAAGATCCGCGAGTCGCAGTACGCGCAGGTCTCGTCGGCGTCCGGCGTCGACACGGTCGTGGACATACGTGAGACTGCCGCGGCGCAGCGACGAAAAGGCGTCGGGCGCCCGGACGGCTCACACCACGACGACGGCGTCGACGACGACGAGCAGCACGAAGCCGACGAGGAAGGCGCCGGTCGCGGCGTCGGCGTGGCCGTGCCCGTGCGAGGAGGGGATCAGCTCACGGAAGACGACCGCGAGCATCGCCCCGGCGGCGAAGCCGGAGGAGACGGGAAACAGCCCCGCGGCGACCGAGACGAGCGTGAAACCGAAGGCGGAGGCGGCGACCTGGGGCACCACCCCAGACAGCGTCGTGTACCAGAGGACGCGGGCGTTCGACATGCCGGTGTCCGCCATCGGCACGGCGAAGGCGAACCCGTCGGGCACGTTCTGGAGCCCGATCACGACCGCCAGCAGCAGCGCCACCTCCTCTAACCCGGAGGCGAACGCGACGCCGATCGCCAGCCCCTCGGGGGCGTTGTGGAGCGTGATCGCCCCGCCGATGAGCAGCGCCTTCCGGAGCGTCACCTCCCGGGCGGCCGCGTCAGATTCGGCCGGATCGGCGGCGGCCTCGTCGACGGCGTCCTCGTCGTCATCGCCGGCGGTCGGCCGGCCGCTCTCGCCCGTCCGCATCGATTCGGCGTCGTCGCCCGTCGCTCCGCCCTCCGGGAGCCACTCCCGGTACTGCGCGTGGAGGTGCGGAATGGCGTAGTTGCCGCCGAGGAGCACGATCCCGCCGAGGAACACCCCGATCATCACTGCGGAGAGGGTCCCCTCCTCCAGACCGGGAATGATCAGCCCGAAGACGCTGGCGGCGACCATCAGCCCCGCGGCGAGGCCGAGCGCCGCGTCGTACACGCGGTGCGTGACCTTCGAGCGGAAGAAGACGGGTAACGCGCCCAGTCCCGTCGCGAGCCCCGCGACGGTGGTGACTCCCAGGAGGGCCGGCAGCGTTGTCATGCCCGTCGGTTCCGCGCCCGGCGGGATAAAGACGGGCGACCGAGTCGACGGGCTCTCTCGCCTCGGCTCCCTACCGGACCGCGATCCCGCGGAGGTCGCCGCCGTACGCCCAGCCCGCGACGAGAAGCGTCGCCGCCGCGCTCGCGGGGAGGACCGAGAACCACCCGACGGTCGTCCCGACGCCGAAGCGCACGCCCAGTCCCGCCGCGACCCACAGCGCCGCGGCCGCCGCGAGCACGAGGAGGCCGCCCGTGACGCGGCGGTCCTCGCGGCCGAGCGCGACCCCGCTCGTGGCGCTCCCGGCCGCGAGCAGGTGGAACCCAAGCGCGAGCGGCCACGCCCGGATCGACGGCGGGAGCGTCGCGAACGGCCGCGGCTGGTCGAGGAAGTACGCCCACACCGGGTAGCCGCCGAGCCCCGCGCCGTCGCCCCCGAGCGTCACGAACCCCCAGAGGCTCACCAGCGTCGGCGCGCCGTCGCCAGGGACGACCGCCATGGGAATCGCGAGCAGCGCGGCGACGAGGAGCCACTCGACGCGGCCGCTGGTCGGTGCCGCCGGGCGCGACGCGGACAGCGACTCCGAGTTCGCTCTCCGGGACGACTCCGACGCCGACTCCCGACCACCGTCCGGTCTCGCCATACGGGCGGTTCGACGCCCGGGAGTAAGTATGGTCGGGGAGTCGAATCGGCCGGCGCGAGGTCATGTCCCCGTCAGGGGTAATTCGTTCCCGCCCGTACCGCGCGTGTCAGTGACCCACGACTGAAGTCGTTGGCTTGTCAGTGGACTCCCCTTCTGCCGTCGAATCGACGGAGGCGATAAATTCGCCGTTCAGGTTCAGTGTCCCTGACGTCAGCGCACACTGACAGGGTGCGCCTCCACTCGAAGACTTCTGCCCCGAGCGGAGACGTTTCAATAGTTTCCGAGCAATGTTCTTGCTCGCGTTATAGTCCGCGTTCAGCTGGTAGTCGCACTTCTGACACGCGAACTGGTGTTTCGAGCGCCGATTCCTCTCGTGTGTAAAGCCGCACTTCGAACACCGCTGGATCGTGTACGCCGGACTCACCTTCTCGACTTTGATATCGAGCGTCTCGGTTTTGTACTCGACGTACTCGTATAATCGGCGGAACGCCCACGCGTGGAACCGCTTCGCACGAGCCATCCGATCGCGGATATCGGTCAGATTCTCGAACGCGATGTGCGTACATTCGTGGTCGTGAGCTTCGTCGAGAATCTGGTTCGAAGCACGATGGAGTTCGTCTTTCATCCAGCGGTGTTCTCGGTCGTCCATCGACTGGATCGACAGGTGGGCCGACCGCGTGCCCGTCTGTCGCATTGACCCGCGGGTCTTCTTGAATTCGCGGCGTCGATGGTTCATCTCGTCGGCTTTCCCGATGAACGCACCCGTAGAAGTCACCGCGAGCGAGCCGCCCACGTTCAGATCAACGCCAAGGACTGTTCTGTGCTCGGCGTTAGAAACAGCCGTCGACTGCTCGTGTTCGTCTGTGGTACGGCGCATACGCGCGTGGAGGTAGAACGACTCGCTCGAGCGGTCGTACTGAAGCGTGGACATCCGGAACTCGTACTCCTCGTTCAGTAGGTACTCGCCAATCGGTGTTCCTGTCGGATCGTCAGGAAGTACGTACTCACACTCGACGCGCCCGTTCACCGTGGAAAGGGACACGTGGTCGCGGTGAAACGTCGCACTTCGTTTGTCGTAGACGACGCTCCACGCGTCAAAGTGCGGTTGACTGGTGGTTTCGCCTTTCTTGAGTCGAGCAATACCGCTTTTTGTGGCTTCGATAGCGCGTCGAATCCCTTTTTGAACGAGGTTCGCTGTCAGATCTGTTTCGTTGCGAAGTCGCTCGTAAAGCGCGTTTTCGGCTCGTTGTTTCGACGTGACACAATGTTCGTCCGGGTATCTCCACGCCCAGGCTGCGGTCGTGTTCGCACAGTGGAGGAACTGCTTTTTCGTCTGATGGAGGTTGTCGCACCGCTCGTCGGGTACGTCAAGCTTGACTTTGACGGTGCGGACCACATCCTCCATCTGTATTTCACATGTTAATATATTTATTTATAACTTCTACGGCTGGTGCCGGGGAGTCAGGTTGCTATCGACCGTGATTTGTTGCGAAAGTTGGCGGGTTCCTCCTACGATTAAAGTCGTGGGGCCCCTCGTTGTTACTCTGTGAACACGAACGACGGCGGCCATCACGACGCGGCGGTCGACGCGCTGGCGGCCCGCGAGTACGAGCGCGCGGGGAACCGCTACACGCGCGGGGGACGGCGCGTGCTCGCGGACCCGCGGCCCGACCTGGACCCCTTCGAGCCGGACGAGAAGGGATGGATCGGACAGGGGCTCCAACAGTTGCTCGCGGCCGCGGTCGCGTACCGCGTCGCGGGCGTCGGCGAGCGCGCGGGCCGACGCGCGGCCGAGGGGATCGCCGCGGCGCGCGACTTCCAGTCGGTCCTCGACGAGCCGGGACAGACGGCCTGCCTCGCGGAGTTCGTCGCCGACTTCCGGGTCGCAGGCGGGCTTGGCGGCGCGGGCGATGCGTACGACGCCGCCGCCGAGCGCTACCAGACTGCCGGGGACGCGGTCGACTCCCCGCAGGCGCTCGCGACGACGCCGCTGTTCGAGGCCGCGGCCGCGACGATCAAGCAGGTCGCGCGGGGACAGGCAGACGGCGAGATAGCGATCAAGTGGGAGGATCTTCACGGGCCGGACCCGAGCTGGCCGGGCGAGTTCCTCGCGCACCGCGCCCGGTTCAAGAAGCAGCGGTTCCCCGGGCTGGTCGAGCGCGCGGTCGACGACGGTCACCTGGCCGCCCCGCGGGGGACGACCGAGTACAACAACGACACCCACCGGTGCCCGAACTGCGGGTCGACCCACGTGAACTGGGCGGGGACCGGGATCCTCTGTCTGCGCTGTTCGACGCCGACGGCGGAGAAGTAACGCGCGGCGAGCGCGCCGCCGTCAGCTCAGCAGGCTCTCGCCGTCGAACTCGTCGTCGGCCTCGACGTCCAGCAGGTCGAGGACGGTGGGCGTCACGTCGAAGAGGTTCGCGTCGGACAGGTCGAGGTCGGGGTCGGTCGAGTACAGCAGCGAGTTCTCGAACTTGTGCATCCCGTTGCGCGGGCCCTCGGTGAAGACGGCCTCCTTGCCGGCGAAGCCGGACTTGAGGTCGAACCCGTCCGCGGGGATGACGACGAGGTCGGGGGCAATATCGTCGTGGGCGCCGTCGAAGACGGTCTCGCCTTTCACGATCCGCTTACACACCTGCCGGCCGTCGGGCCCGGTGAGCGATTCGAGGTCGTCGATGAGCTCCTCGCGGGTCGCCTCGTACTCGGACTCGGGGACGACGCCGTTCGGCTCGCGGCCCTCTACGTTGAGGTAGAAGCGGCCGGGGATGAGCGAGTACGCGCGCGTCTCGTCGTCGATGTCGGTGAGCGCGTCGTGGTCGTCGTCCGCGTAGGAGAGCCACCCCTCGTCGGCGAGGAACTGGTTACAGTTCACCTCCCACTCCAGTCGAGTGAACCCGTGGTCGGAGGCGACGATCAGGGTGGTGTCGTCGTCGAGCGAGTCGCGGATCTCGCCGATGTAGCCGTCGAGCTTGCGGTAGAACTCGAGAAACTCGTCGGCGTACTCGCCGTCGGTCGCGTAGTCGCCGAAGAGGAAGTGGTTCACTCGGTCGGTGCTCATGAACACGCCGAAGAAGAGGTCCCAGTCGTCCTGGTCGAGGTAGTGGGAGAAGGCGTCGTAGCGGGCGTCCAGCGTCGCGTGCGCGTTCTCGATGAACTCCGTCTTGTCGTCGTCGTGGCCGAGCTTGGCGTTCACGTCGATCCTGTAGTCGAAGCCGTCGAGCGTCTCGCGAAGGTCCTCGTCGCTCGTCGCGGCATCGAGATCCGGCGAGAGGAACCCGGAGACCATCCGCTGGACCCGCGTCGACGGCGGGAACGTGACGGGGACGTTGAGGACGGTCGCGTCGCGCCCGGCGTCGGTGACGCGGTCCCACAGGCGGGTCGCCTTCACGTGGCGCCCGAGCGGGACGTACGTCTCGTAGGAGTCGACCTCGCGGTCCTGGAAGCCGTACACGCCCGTCGAGCCGGGGTTCTGCCCGGTCGTGAGGCTCGGCCAGCACGCGCTCGACTCGGGCGGGACGATGCTCTCCAAGCGCCCCCCGGAACCGGTCTCGGCGATGTCGGTCAGGTTCTCGAAGACGTCGGGGTGGTCCTCGACGAGGTCGAGCGGTACGCCGTCGATCCCGAGGAAGACGACGCGCTCGTCGTCGTCGCCGCGGAGCCGGTCGAACAGACCCATGGGCGACGGTTCCGGGGCGGCCGGCATATCCCTTGTGTTCCGCTGGACCGCCGCGGCGGCCGCCGACCGCGGGACCGACTCCCGCGGGCGCTCGCAATTCAGAAAGCCTATTCGTCTCGGCGGCGACTGCTACGGCGTATGAGCGACGACTTCCCGGCGAGCGTCGACGTCGATTACACCGACGGCGAGGGGGAAACTCCGGACGACTACCCGTCGATCCAGCACAAAATCGAGAAG includes the following:
- a CDS encoding DHH family phosphoesterase → MSSGASGSARTRYAILGCGSVGHAVAEELTERGKDVLILDRDESRVEALRDQDLNARVQDIVEPDVVDELDDRDIVLILASDVEANKAAVSAVRETGGDHYVVVRASDPVSEDELRERGADVVINPSTVIADSALQSLETGELEYMARQLAEIIEEGGDRMAILTHDNPEPDSIASATALQAIAEAFGVDADIIYSGDVGHQENRAFVNLLGIDLLARGEAPALSEYATVAAVDLAKAAAEDLDLDVSVDIYLDHLESEVPFDARFVDVRTNVSSTSTILTKYLQEFDQSPSEAVATALLYGIRAETLDFKRDTTPADLTAAAYLHPFANHDTLEQVESPSMSPETLDVLAEAIQNREVQGSHLFSTAGFIRDREALAQAAQHLLNLEGITTTAVLGIADEKIYLAARSKDIRLNIGNVLDEAFSEMGDAAGHSTQGSLEIPLGIFTGIEASGENRDTLLHLTEEAVRRKLFDALGVEGGSGDGSNGS
- a CDS encoding sugar phosphate nucleotidyltransferase, whose protein sequence is MKAVVLAGGYATRLWPITEHRPKMFLPVGENTVIDEIFEDLEADDRVDEVFVSTNERFADTFAEYLDESPFEKPTLSVEETVEEDEKFGVVGALEQLVDREGVDDDLIVVAGDNMISFDLADFADFFEDKGTPTLAAYDVGDRERAKSYGLVQLDGDEVVDFQEKPDDPQSTLVSIACYAFPAETLPKLTTYLDDDNNPDEPGWFLQWLQRRGAVHAFTFDGAWFDIGTADSYLDAVEYALDGGTLVADDATVEGSDLGDVVHVMSGATVTDSTLDRAVVFEDATITDSEVRNSVIDTGATLEGVDLSGALIGSYTSITEGDDF
- a CDS encoding transcriptional regulator, with amino-acid sequence METTRQRIADALREEPRTASDLAETLSLPTPTVYEHLDHVSRSVREGNAGGGDADEEFLVAPPTCRECGFDGFDDPVNEPSRCPECKSERIEEPAFVIR
- a CDS encoding DJ-1/PfpI family protein; this translates as MTSALFVVSEEGYWAEECIEPLTTLESEGVDVTVATPSGSPPVVDERSLDPEAAGGEERVAELREVDEGHPELNHPEPIATVEADGYDAVVLPGGHGTVWDVNQDRHARQLLLDAVAGDDGVALVVCHAVGILGFTREADGTPLVEGRSVTGFPNAWEEDIVDEDDVLPDGRKLPYWVEDEVVLAGADWDAELDADTSVTVDGDLITARGPGSSADAAATLLDEL
- the hpt gene encoding hypoxanthine/guanine phosphoribosyltransferase; amino-acid sequence: MDQLRQSLLDAPIIEKGEYQYFVHPISDGVPMLEPELLREIVIRIIRKAELENVDKIVTPAAMGIHISTALSLMTDIPLVVIRKRQYGLDGEVPLFQETGYSESEMYINDVEEGDRVLVLDDVLSTGGTMKAILDALTDEVGAEVVDVVAVIKKAGPNELDDTDYNVKTLINVTVEDGEVVIVDAQGDE
- a CDS encoding nucleoside phosphorylase, with protein sequence MIPHFGDKYDADALFSPADAVATQGDGLPDGPPAVLLGYQAELTDAVREESDDRVEIVRGQHIELLSEAVGYVPVHESGIGAPVTATVTENVIAAGAEAVAMLGGGAALQPDIAPDAAILPTDAIRDEGVSHHYLPPEEPVTPTASLVDELDASLSRAGFDTPRGTTWTTSAMYRETVPEVERYRDEGVVTLCMESAALWAVSRYRGADAATVHEVGDYLTSEEWAPAADADRGLTDMLSPTVEAMERHVTGG
- a CDS encoding enoyl-CoA hydratase/isomerase family protein; the encoded protein is MNRDTISFDVDDRGVATITVDRPEQLNALTVETLEAIEDALDEAADRDARALVIAGAGDEAFVAGADISYMVEMSTPEAQAYAELGHRVADAIESFPAPTVAAVDGYAFGGGCELALACDLRVAAESAVLGQTEIDLGIIPGWGGTQRLPPLVGDEVARRLIFLGERIDAAEAAEVGFVGEVVADEEFDDRIDELAGELAAKPATALRAAKEALNAAGEGTAATGHALERRAWAGLFGTHDQREGMRAFLEKREPEFE